The DNA segment ACCTTGAATTGATACCATCCATATGAGGTAATTTATCTTGTAAAAAACATTTATAGTAGTACATCATTCCTGTGGGTAAAATTGGATTGCCATTATGGAAGCTGCTTAAAGCTAGGCAATGAGAGGGGTGAGTTACTGATGTGATTATGCAGATGACATCGCTTGAGGTGTTTAAATTGGTGAGGAACCAGAACCTACATGAGCTGACTGTACTGTATAAGGCGTTTTAGCTATAAGAGAGCATTTCAACATGTTTAAATCCACCAATAATATTAAAGAGGAATAGAAAACAGGAGTGGTTGTGCAATCCAATGTTATCCACAAGAACAGCAGCATGGATTGAAGTGTTTAGTATAGCTTCTAGTAATTTATGGCTGTGAGGTGCAATGTAAAGTGATAATCAGGCTTCTGTCTGCTGTTCGTGGTTTGATATGCAATCATTTATGAAGATAAAAAATTGACGGAAGCATTTGACAATACTGTGTAATACTGAGCTGTGCAGTACCAACACATGCAGTTTTGTTGTAGTACTGAATGTTTAACAAATAACACACTTTTTTTAAGGTTTATGGTGTAGTTTTAAATGTGAACCATCTGTTCTTAAATGCAGTAAAACTTAAACTGTATAACTTCCATATTCAAAGTTCTAAATCATAAAACTGGCTATATTTAAATTTACAGTATGGCCCATATAACACATATATGAAACATACATCTTTCCATATGGGTTTCCTGAAACATTTACTTGGAATATCAACTGTATTGTAATAATTActttaataataattactttaatAATAGTTGCTTTGGTTGACCCCCAGTCCGCCCTTTCCCTTCCCTTCAACAGTTTCAGACATCATGTGTGCGCAAAGCAGTCAACATTACATTAAACCTATTGTGCTCAATGAGCAGTCAAAACAATCATTGAGCAGCATTGTAATGACCCACAGAGATTATGTTAAAAGACTGCAAGTCTGTTGTGCCACATCAAACCATATAATGGGTAGTGTGTTATAGATCAAAACACAAGTCACACAAGTCAGACTTGAACCAAGTGGACTCCAAGGTGGTAACCAAGGTTTTAAGGTTGGCCTAGACAGGGAAGCCCCAATACAACTGGTCAGACTGAaaatatatgtatactgtataactAGTCATGTGTCAGCATTGGCCCAGAAACACAGTCACTATTTTACAGTCACGTTTACAGTCAATTTAAGAGGATGAATGCTGCTGAGGAAACAAACAGTAAGAGACTTTTCTGAGTGGAAGTCACTGGATGAGTCGTCGTCGTCCCGGGTAGAGcacattaaattgttttacagtcGCCTCACTGATTCTGTTGTTTCCTGCACATTCTCCTGGGGGCTTATGGGTACTTCAAGGTTTAACTGACCAAAGGAAAGTGAATTAACTCATGAATGGTTTCCAAACAGGAAAGGACAgaaaagaatacatttctttattgattttttttgtttgtttcaaagtaACATCATGTAAAATGCTGTTTTCTTGTTTTCTCTGAGGTCCAATTAAAAGAATCACTTTTCTTTTCTGaacttctgtgttttttttgggggggggtggggtttgCATGTGATCCTAGAACTGGTTCTGAATTATAGAGTATGCTGTCTGCTTTCTATGTGTCAATACTTATTGAAATATCAGTGTTTGTCTTTCAGTGTATTTCTTATATACAGTGACCTTGAAGAAACCATCCCAACCTCCACTGGTATTATTCTCCCTGCTGTGTACAGTTAACAATTCTACTAcatttttttgcatctttttgccATCTGCATATGAGGCATTCTACCACACTCTGCAATTAAGCTTTCAGTAAAACACAGAGCACACAATAGCGCCCAATTTGGTTCCTTGAAGTGAACCCTTAATTATTTCACATCATCTTTCTGTTTGTCTAAATGTGAATGCCGAGAGTGTTCAGATGTTTACAACACAAAGCTAAGAGCTTAGTGTTGATGCAACTGTgccttacaaaataaaataaagactattattttatttcaccAAGCAAAAGGTTGATTTCTTTCATGGGCTTCTTACTTCAATGCAAAGAAATATTCCAGTCTTTGTGGATCTAAACAGAAAAATAACGTAACAAATATCTGTTATACTATAGTATATGATACTATAGTATATGATATAGTATATGGTATACACATTATGCACCTCATTGCAGTTTAGTGTTTCTAATGGACTGTAACAAAGAAAAACTTATAGATATACTACTTCTGCCTTGGCCAACTGCTCACATCAAGAGTAACAACGGTAGTAATGCTTTTTAATGGCACTAAGGTGATGAACAGTAGCAACAAGGGTTGTTGAAGGTCAAAGGAGGTAAGAGGAAGCAAGGTTTACTGCATTGATCTAATCTTAATAAAGTTATGGattatgtttagtttatttaatttaggTACATCCTGGGGGTGCTGCTGTTTCATATCTTTTCATTTGCTTGCAGCAAGAGTACTTTGTGCATCATTCTAGTTTAGAGACATATATTATTTTCCCATACGGATTACAgaggattttaaaaaacaaatcggATTAGTAtaacccaattattattattattattattattattattattattattattattattattattatataacctcTACTTGTAAAAGAGATTACTCTTTGTAAGTTGGAAAGGCTTGCTTCCTTGTTCaacaaaaaagataataataataataataataataataataataataataataataataataataataataaatacatatgaaaGGAAAAATCATTCAGTGGTTGattacacaatcacacaagaAGAAACGACTCAATTGCATGAGTAAGATGTACTGGAGATATATCTAGGCTTGATGTTCCAATGGGACATCAAGACATTCTCATACTAGGAAATATACATAACATTTCAAGGCATTTCACCACTGAGAAGCTTCTTGAAGACAGATTAAGCTTATCAGAGATTACACCTCAAACGACCACTTTATTTTCCACTATTATTGCACTATTTATATCTTGTCCTTCGTCTGGTTATCACTTTATTTATTAGAGAACAGCAGGTAAATCCAGGTcaggtttgaaaacacaaaaacaacagcagctgCATGTCGTTCTTTAGACCAGCCCCTGCTTTATATGCTTTGCATGTGTATGGCCTTTAAGCCGCACACACCTTTAAATCACATCTaagcctctctctttctctttctgaaTTTTACTGGAGCCACTTTCTCTAATTGGTCTCCTCACAAAACAAACTGTTCTTGCCCACGAGAAGTTCAAGAGAGGAATGTTTCCCAACCGCAACAGGGCACAGATTTCAATGATGTGATTAAATACTTAATGCTGGATGGTGGATAAGACAGCTGTACTCTATTATATGGGGCACTAGAGCATGTCAGGTAATTGGCAATCGCACTAGTCCTGTGATTTGTACTGGCAGATGACAGTATTTTAAAAACCGTGCGTAGAAATAAAATCTACTTAAATATTACTCCGACTTCGCTCCCCTGAATTGGGCCCTCAGCTTGGTTTGCAGCTTCCTTCCTGAAAAAAATGATGCTATGAAGATCTGGAGAGAAGCTTCTAAATGGGATGATGCGGCATTGTTTAAGTAGTGTGAGGGTATAAACGCTGCTCTTCAGCAAAGCTTGACAGAAGATAATAATTAATTTAGGTATACAACAggcaatgcatatatatatatatatatatatatatatatatatatatatatatatatatatatatatatatatatatatggctgtcAGAAATAGCGTGAGATTTTGAAGGACAGTGGATGGGAGCGGTCGTTCATTGCTGTTTTCTGACCTCATGGTACCACTTAGGAGCCCTGATCCTTTAAACATGATTAACACTGCCCATTATCACTTGTTTATATGAGCTTTATTCCTGCTTAAATGTGCTTTTGTTGCCAGGCACACAGTGGGAGGTCAAAGCATGATCTATTCATCATCCATTTCATTTTGATAGTAATTAAATGACTGTGGGGCTTACAATGTACTGCACACTATAATTAATAGAAACAGGGGGCAAACTGGTGTAATTAAAGGGAATTGGAGCCTTTTTCACATTGATTGCCATTTTCCTTTGCCATAGGGCTGTTTTTAACTAATTCTGCAGCTCATAGGACCCTGCGGTTGCCAGTGTTGTTTTGTTCATACAGTAGTTTCGAGATCATTTTGTAACACTGTGCCTGTTTGAATGAGAGATGAATCTTTACAGGGGGATCATTTTTTTAAGATAAATTAGTATAAATGTAGCATGCGCCTCCTGCGATTGAAGAGTTCTGTTAAACAGGCAGTAGCCAAAATATCTTTGTGAAGGATAATTCAtgatttaatcatttttttacaCCATGTCCTTTCACCGGTTTAACAAAGGGTTCTGTATACACACACTTAAGGGGTAGTTTAACCAGACCAAAGCCATGGTCTGTGTATATACATTATAGCCATGCTAATGTGTATGAATCTATATAATCTTTTATCATCCTTTAGGAGTAAATTATTAGATGTGTGTTTTTCAACAGTACCATCTATGCTGGATGGATAGTAGTACCTTTtgagtaaattatatatatatatatatacaacaaatAATATTCATACAGTTATATTGTCATCACATATgctttattaattaaacatgaGTCAATAGAACCAATATTCCCAGTTGTCATATACTGTAAGTAAGGGTGTGTGAAAAACATTTAGATTAGACATGCCTTTGAAGGATTTTAAATCTCTTTAAACATAATAGCACAATTACattatacaatatacagtaagtaAAAAAATCCCATTAGaatcaaatgtaaaaaataacatctTAAAGTGACATCAGACACAATATTTACTCTCTTCTCACATGCCAATCTATAAATGCAGGCTTCCATACTCTTCTGTATTGTTATTTCCTTATTCTTTTTATACAAAGATGattaaaaatgaaagcaaaaatATGCAAAGCCTTAATCACGAAGGGGTAATCTTAGCAGCTAAAAAACTTTAACAAACACGCATTCATTTAGGAAATCAGAACAACAAAAGCAGAATGAGCATTTTAATTGATAGACTATACTACTTTCATTGGCAAATCAGGAGGTGTTTACTTTTTCACAAACCTTGAAATCACACTTTGGCACTTAGTGCTGGATAAAGGCCATTCAGAAAGGAATGAAAAGCATTGCCTCTGGAATTACTATTTAAAAACAGGCATTCCATGTGAAACCAAACAAACTCAAGACACAGTTCAGTAGAATATACATTagtcttatttttctttctttttcatttttgaaaaaaaaattgtaaacagaAAGCTAAAAGATTatctacagaaataaaataatctcCACCGGACAATTCCTAAAAGTGtatatgaaaatatttaataaatattacagtatttaaataagggttaaataatcttttttttttttttagattgccagaaaaaaaggaaacaatttaTTCATTTGGGATTATGGAAATGTTAGTACAAGCTTTTCCCCAGATGAATTCCTTTTGTAATGTCTTATTATTCACTAAAAGCCAGCCCAGGTGTTGAACCTGAGCTATGCTTCCAAGTACAttaaatatccccccccccccccccccccataatagCTCTTCACTAGTTTACAAAAGTACCCAAATTGCTTTGGATGTTGAGACATGATCTGGATTGGATACTGCCACTGTATGCTGTAATGTGTTGAATGTCCAGAAGATGGCGATGGTGTATAGTCTTATTAATCTCCTGCTAGAGGTTTCATAAATACATACACCAACTCCActgaaataaatatgtaaaaatgaatGGTGGATATAATGCAGATCTGGGTACCTGTGTAAGTGCAGCTTATAGGAAGGTTCATATTCCAGCTGTGTGAACGTCGCTGAGTGTGAAGTCTAGTCTCTCTAGCTGTGTCGCTGTCTGGCTATCAAAGAGAGACTGGTGGTTAGAGCTTTAATTTTTCTCAACTGAAGTATGAACAACCCTTAATGTATATATCACCACCCCTTTATAATCCCTAAACTTTTATTCCCATTTTCTGCTGGGTGAGGTCTACTTGTTTAGTGTGCATCTTGTGGGTAccttaaaacaaacacaaccaacAAGGCTGTATTTACTGGAGCATTGAAATCTTCCAAATTAAAGAATACACAAACCTTTAAAAAACTCAAAGCTTGTTCTAGTGCTTAGGGCATTCTGTGTTAATGCctgttttaatgtatttgattGCACAGTACATGTTTGATCAATCTAACACCATAACCCCACCACAGGCCCATTGCCTCACTCCCTTCCCAAACTTCAGGAATTCATCTGGAGAAATCTGTGCAGGGCAGACTTCGAGGGAGATGGTCTCCTGGAAAAGAAGGGCCTGGTGAGTCCCTCCCGCGGTTAGGAGTCGTACAGTCGCTCCTCGCACATTTCCAAGGCCCACTTTGTCGCTCCTCCGAACACATCTACATTGTTGTCGACCCAGGGGATGACGTTGCCAGGCATGTTGGAGGAGCAGTTTGCCATGCTCATGATGTCCTGGGCTTTCAGGACCCGGTCCCAGATGTTAAACTGAGTCATCTCACCAACAAAGGCTTGAGTGGCATCAAACCTCCCTCCAACAGTGTCCTGTGGGGAGGGAAAGGATACATTGTATCCACTCTGGTGTTAGGAACGTCTACTAAAATGACGACTGGCCAATATATTTCAGAACACAACGGAAACTAATTTAAATATCCAGTTACACACTTACAAAAAGCTTGGTTCCGTTCCAGATTCCAGTTTCCATTTATAAACACTTACAGcctatgttttatgttttattccaTACACAGCCTAAATACTAATTATACTGTGCATGTGTTTGAGTCTCCTTTATAAGTTTTGTGTGTCGGTTTTAACTGTCCTGTCCTTTCAGcatatattattttcatttgtctGCAGCTTTTCTCATTTGAGTATACAGTATTTTCACAACAGTTGAAAAATAAGAAACCTTTTATTCTTTTTACTGAGGAAAGTCTATGATGTATGCAATAGACTTCATCTTGTGTGAGCTTTTTGGCTTACTTTAATCTTAATACTGTTTATTCATGCCATTGCATATCCTCTATGTCAATACAGCATAGAGGCAGTACACAGAACTGCATCACATTTGAATAATTCATCATGTTTATAAAGACAGCAAGTGCTTAGGCAGGCAGGATTTAGGTTGCGTGACAAGACATTCTCTCTATGGCTTACTAAGCTGGGCTCCACCCAGGGAAAACATGTTTGCTCTCTATTTGCTTACCTGTTCCTGACCCAGGATAATAACTCCTCCAGGTTTAATTGGGTGCCAGGGGGCCAGATTCTCCCCTGAGCCAAGTTTCTCTCCATCCTGGTACGCTTCCCAAAGACCATCCCTGGTTGTCCAAGTGATACAGATGTGATGCCACCTCCCATCACTGACTGACAGAGGGAGCTGAGCAACCTGTAATAGAAATGATGCAATGAGAGATAGCAGAATACACACCAACCACCACATCCTGCTAAAACAGGTTATTGCTAGGATCTTAATATCATGGGGAATGGGAAAAATGTTGTTTATAAATACTTAATTGACATTTTATATATGCTTAATACATTATGCAAAATGTATTTAGATTTTATGCATTCATTGCCCCTATACTAAActtattaaaatgattttttcaAGCTGCTATTTATCtttgttatatattattttggaATCTTTAATATAATGGTGTAATACCACAGAGTGCAAAGTCTCTCGAGATATCATTTGCAATTCTGACGTGGCTCACATGGGAGCCGACAATGGCAGTGCTTTTCAATGTATTCATTATATTCATTTTAGGCAAGCGTACTGCCTACCAGTCTTGCTTTATAAATGTGAAATCAAGTCGCATATCAATCTATGAAATCTGTGTTAAAGCAGACAAGGCAAGGCTTTTGAATCTAGCTGCTCCCTAGTGCTTGCTTCTGGCTAGATGCATGGTGCATATCTTTTTCAATTTAGCATGAATAAATAATGCTAAaccacagacaaaaaaaacactcttagCAACTATCTCTATCCAAAGGCACagacacaaaatgaaaacaattcaTTAGAATTCAGAACACTGTAGATCCAACATGAAATAAAACAAGCATAAATACTGTATTAGCAGCACCAGATAGTTATAAACGCTTCCTATTGGGCTAGATATTGGTATTGAGAGTTGCAGAATTCTTTTTTCACATCCCTTATATGTGATAAAAAGAGTGTGATATATACATAGATAagccagcaggtggcactggTGTATATACCGATATTCATTTAGAAAGAATCAAAGATAAAGAGCAAGGGGTGAGTCAACCACTGTGTGAAAAACAGCCCAGTACTGATAACTATCGACAATGATTTACTGGACACAATACTGACATGCATATTTGTAAGCTGCCATGCTCCATGCATTGGTGTAACAAGTGTATTCAGGGTTAATTAAAAGAGCAATCCAATAGGTATGTTCTGATTTAAACGGTTAATGCAGTTCACACACTGATTGGGCTGGTGGCATGGAGTGGCATGCATACCTTATCATTAATGAGCAGCTCTATCGGGTTATCCCCCCACTCAATCAACACAATTTCATTGGCTTGCCCAGGAACCCCATAGGAGAATGGGGCCCCAATCCCGGGACTGGTGCTGGACTTCAGCCACATGCAGATGGTGAAGGCGTACATCTCTGGGAGGGACTTCTTGATCCGCCCATAAAGATAGTTTGTGCGCAGAGGCAGGGACACCTTGAAATCCTCAGGAGACTTAAATCCACTGTTACCTGCAAACGTGATGAGAAAATCACGTATTACATTGCATTCTGTGTGCTGACATACAATGTATGCTTTTGTAAGGTTTTGTTCTTCTAATGTgttcttttcaactttttttgaaaataattttaaaacaaaaattaatgaaagcattaaagtttttttttttaaatacaaattaatttttaTCCAGGCTTGAGCAAACACATAACTCATAAACCTAATAAATTGTAGGGACAATGTTTGCCCCATCAAGCCTATGTCTTTGTTTTAATCCCCTAGCTTcctcatactgtatatacacttaTAAATGGTCCATGCTGTCTGCTTGAATAGCTTCTTAACTGATGATTTATATCATGTGTTTATCAAAAAAGTACATTTCCCTGTGCATGTTCTCTTGATGTTCACTATGAATGCAGTCCTTGCGTTAAGGATGACTAAATGTCATATTCCACTGCTCTATGGCTGTTTTAAATTTACAACAGCTCACTCCAAATACCTTTTTCTAATTCATGAATTCGTTCCAGCAGTGTATTTAGGGCAGTGTCTGTCCTGTGGCGATGTGCTGCAGTCTCATTGTACAACATGGATTTCTCATCCTCAAGTTCAGACACTTTATTCAAAAGCTGATTTTCCAAATCTCCAAGTCTTCTCTGTAGAAGGTCATGAAGCTCATTAGGAAAAGCTGCACCGGACATATTGGCTCGCATCTGTTGTTGCTGGAAAGAGAAGAAGAAACAAAAGCATGACTTAAAAAGTTGTTATATACATTACACTGAAGAGCCTTTTCATTGGAATGAACACCATTGTCTGTCTTTATATTGTCATATTTTAACATCAGatgtctttatttcaaaatacttaACATATTTCAGATTTCAGGACTGGACTTTTAGTGATTGAAATGTGTTATTAAAGGGATCCAGGGAAAGACAGTCATCTGAATCTCTGCACTACCAATTCATTTAAATGCAAGAGCCGGTTCAGACTAAATCATTCTGTCTTCTTTTATATTTATAgattagatacaaaataaaaaatgtaattaaagttGTTGCTGGCTCTTTGTAAACAGACTATGATTATTCCAGAGGGTGCAAACCCCAGGTCGACAGGGATATGGCAGAAAGAGGCATTTGTTTGTATTTAGGCATAGTTTCTATCTCTCCAATAATTTGGTTAACAATGGCACCTACAGCACGGCTTGTTCCAACAAGATCAAACTTTGCATTGGCATTTGTGGAAGTTATTCTATATACTGAGAGGAGCAGCTATCAGTGATGTACTTATTCAAGCTACTGCCACTGAGAATGTTTTAACCACACACGACCATTGtgacaaaaaaaatcaacaggaAGATGCAGCTTTTACATGTTACAGTATAGTGTGATATAAATTACCCAGGATTCTGTGATATCACCCTTTTACACAAAAGTATGTTCTTCATATGGTAGGTGTTCCTAATCTTTTGATaagaaaagtaaatacaaatcGGGTGTATATCCCAAACTACTTCGTTTAATTCTTTCCTCATGGGAGAACCCCGCAGTAATAATGCACTGCCCTAATACAAGGGCTCTGCAGTGCGTTAATATTAAGTTCTGCATAATAGCGACACATATTGAGAACAAAGGAAGAGCCACTGCAATTTCAATTCTCATCTTCAATGCTGTTAATTCTGACAACAAACagttaaataaatgaaacatttgTCACAGCACTGTATTGTGTACAGTTTCCATTCAGTAATTCATCAAGCATGTTCTGCTAATATTTCATAGACGAGGATTGCTATGTCAACAGGTTTAGTTGTTGGGTTAACACGTGTTTAATTTCAAGAACAGCGAATAATAATGATGATCCAAGCAAGTAAACAATGGACTACTGACACCTAGAACTAAAGTGTCTGTAAGGGTCATGAATGGTATGAATCCAGTCCAGCTGCTCATTTCGTGTTTCACTTTGGTcagtttaataatacaaataaatatttgttttttatatgtgcatacaggtATATGTCACAGTCAGCTTATACTCCAGTTTAGAGATTTATTTTGCACTTCAATAAAAATAATGCTGAAAGATCGTACTAACGGTAAATCCTGTGTTAGAGATTAGTAAAGCTGTACAAAGTACTTTGACTGGAAAAGAACATACGCATATTTATGCAACCAAAGTCTCTTACAACGGATAATTTGAATTATGTTGCTATTTTCAGTTTGTCCAACATGAGTTCAAGCGAATGGACTATTAGGCATGCTATGGAAAATACAATCGCTATCTCCTAAGGGAAAGCACTTGGTGCAGGTTTAAAGGTATGTAGTTTAAATTCACATCATCACGcttgaatttttttattatttatttattttgtattacagttGGTTGAAGCACTGTTTGTCACCCACAACAACTGCAGTATAATTACAAAGACTTTACAAAACGGGACATCTAGTTCTAGGGTAAAATCGGGTTTACAAAAGTACATTCAGCACCATAGACAGCACCCAGCGCAACGCACGACAGGAAAAATACGGAGTAATTTAGATGCTGGCGCATGAAGTTCTACGGTAAAATCGGTTTAGCAAAAGCAGCACAACTGGTTTCAGTGCCATAGACAGCGTCCCCCAAAAAAGCAGATGAAGAAAAATGAGCCGTGTCTTTTCAGCTACAGTAGTATTCTGAGCTCTTGATTTCGCGGCGACCTGTAAGACTATCCAAATAGGTTTCCAAATCTGTAGTCTTTTACGCGCACGTGTAAAAAGACTACATTGATCTGTATTGCTTGCAGTTTTGCACCAGCAGATCAACGCAATATAAGATGATATATGCATCTGCTTACATGTTTTCTTACCTCTAAGTTCTCCAGCCTGTCCTTTAATGATTGCATTGTCCGACCGAGATTATCGATTGTCTCACTCGGGTCCCGTGGAAGATCTCCCATGGTGTCTTTGCCACTGGTCTTACTGAAGTCCTTTCTCCAGGACCCTTGGTTCTGTTTGCCATCCAACATGGTGCTCTCAGAGGCGGACTCGCACTGGGTCAGTTTACCTGTAAGCTCCTTGATAGTGTCCCTTTGGTTCACGATGGTCTCTTTCTGTTGCAATATTGTCTCCCGGAGCTGCATTACGGTGTTCCTAAGTTCGTCCTCTTGAGGGCTTGTGCTTTGCATGGGTATGGGTGGCAGAGGGCAGTTGGGATCAGCGTCAATGGGGATGGAGGTGCACACAAAGCGGGTACCCTTGGCATCCTGTCCACGTGCCACATACCCTCCACCAAGCGCAACAAAGCAGAGCAACCCGACAAGAAACGCAAGCATACCGGCAATCAGGATTGCAAGTAGgtatttcagtttgaaaaaaCCTTTCTAGCTTCCCCTCTAATACATTGGTACACAGTCACAAAATGTTAAATGCCCAAATTAAATTGCGATCGCTGTAATCTGTAacatgagagagaaaaaaaggaaaacaaacattgCTATTAAATACTTCCAGGGCTCCAGCAATAGAATTGATGCAACACATTAAACTTGAAACAAATTACCAAAATGCCTTTGCAGAACAATACATAGTAACACAATCATATAACCAGCTCTGTAGTGGTATTAAGAGAGGTGCAGATATAGTAGTTTTTAGATCATTCAGATTATAAAAGCAGCAAA comes from the Acipenser ruthenus chromosome 13, fAciRut3.2 maternal haplotype, whole genome shotgun sequence genome and includes:
- the LOC117418077 gene encoding neuronal pentraxin-2-like; this translates as MLAFLVGLLCFVALGGGYVARGQDAKGTRFVCTSIPIDADPNCPLPPIPMQSTSPQEDELRNTVMQLRETILQQKETIVNQRDTIKELTGKLTQCESASESTMLDGKQNQGSWRKDFSKTSGKDTMGDLPRDPSETIDNLGRTMQSLKDRLENLEQQQMRANMSGAAFPNELHDLLQRRLGDLENQLLNKVSELEDEKSMLYNETAAHRHRTDTALNTLLERIHELEKGNSGFKSPEDFKVSLPLRTNYLYGRIKKSLPEMYAFTICMWLKSSTSPGIGAPFSYGVPGQANEIVLIEWGDNPIELLINDKVAQLPLSVSDGRWHHICITWTTRDGLWEAYQDGEKLGSGENLAPWHPIKPGGVIILGQEQDTVGGRFDATQAFVGEMTQFNIWDRVLKAQDIMSMANCSSNMPGNVIPWVDNNVDVFGGATKWALEMCEERLYDS